In the Helianthus annuus cultivar XRQ/B chromosome 11, HanXRQr2.0-SUNRISE, whole genome shotgun sequence genome, one interval contains:
- the LOC110892044 gene encoding NEP1-interacting protein 2, producing the protein MADLTFGHVTKKLFNALMTFAFALGGAVIGTITGAIKGQTTETGLVRGAGVGAVTGAITALQVMDMMLNGEPFSKVALLHSLLNGKVFIEWVSPAMLKAYQWQTSGMETTFGDMFEMENNGTRGLSEDTIKRLPKRVFENSLKTSQGDETNCAICLQDFEIKEEGRELPSCRHVFHVKCIDEWLIRQGSCPICRRDV; encoded by the exons ATGGCTGATCTCACATTTGGGCATGTCACAAAAAAACTCTTCAACGCTCTAATGACTTTTGCTTTTGCTTTAG GAGGAGCGGTCATTGGAACAATCACGGGTGCAATAAAAGGGCAAACCACGGAAACCGGTTTAGTACGTGGTGCGGGTGTGGGTGCAGTCACTGGTGCGATCACAGCGTTGCAGGTTATGGACATGATGCTTAATGGCGAACCCTTTTCCAAG GTAGCATTGTTACATAGTCTTTTGAACGGGAAAGTGTTCATTGAATGGGTCAGTCCGGCTATGCTTAAAGCTTATCAATGGCAG ACTAGTGGCATGGAAACAACTTTTGGTGACATGTTTGAAATGGAGAACAATGGGACAAGAGGGTTATCTGAAGACACAATAAAGAGATTACCAAAACGCGTATTTGAGAACTCATTGAAGACGAGTCAAGGAGACGAGACAAACTGTGCAATTTGCTTACAAGATTTCGAGATAAAAGAAGAAGGACGGGAACTACCAAGTTGTAGACATGTATTTCACGTAAAGTGCATCGACGAATGGCTAATTAGGCAGGGATCATGCCCTATATGTAGAAGGGATGTTTAA
- the LOC110890325 gene encoding uncharacterized protein LOC110890325, which translates to MADFEPPSFSLGLDCDLFDSEPQTTPVVTLDTDPSSSNHFSLPFATFQHNGHDFETLIVDDSEPEYPDSHPNQKRRRRRLTGATSSSSPVSELHSTAVIDDEDISVFSSQEDRRRDQHLHTQHHVVYTSSNDREPVPACCINAVFPKLSAGTPRGFHSTDSDSDCYDPVVSRKCNGSDSNSNLRKFDDLPQHVKRKQNVSNAREDFPNAYCYFFHDDPRIQELVRSRLPYFSPLGSMLNMDLEQPGTAKIDYMGQFSFGESSKQAARTLTDKKSSTSRKDLRKSNTEEMSHGWVNPKLGVDKVTTKGAAKRKVHTARQSAGHWITGSDGKRVYVGKSGQELTGRVAYIQYKKESGLGFKKVKRKSVSKKKK; encoded by the exons ATGGCAGACTTCGAACCACCTTCATTCTCGTTAGGTCTCGATTGTGACCTATTCGATTCAGAACCCCAAACAACTCCAGTTGTAACTCTAGATACAGATCCTTCTTCTTCCAACCACTTCTCTCTACCTTTTGCAACGTTCCAACACAACGGTCATGATTTTGAAACCCTAATTGTCGACGATTCGGAGCCTGAGTATCCGGATTCGCACCCGAACCAGAAGCGCCGCCGGCGTAGGCTCACCGGCGCCACGTCATCATCATCACCGGTGTCGGAGTTGCATTCTACAGCGGTTATTGATGATGAAGATATCAGTGTGTTCTCTTCACAGGAAGATAGGCGTAGAG ATCAACATCTTCATACACAACACCATGTGGTCTATACCAGTTCGAATGACCGAGAGCCGGTGCCAGCATGCTGCATCAATGCAGTGTTTCCAAAGTTATCTGCCGGTACTCCTAGAGGATTTCATTCGACTGATTCTGACTCAGATTGTTATGATCCTGTTGTCAGTAGGAAATGCAATGGATCAGATTCGAATTCAAATCTTAGGAAGTTTGATGATCTTCCTCAACATGTAAAGAGAAAGCAAAATGTTTCAAATGCACGGGAAGATTTCCCAAATGCTTATTGTTACTTCTTTCATGATGATCCAAGGATCCAAGAGCTTGTTAGAAGTCGGCTACCTTATTTTTCCCCTTTGGGCAGCATGTTAAACATGGATCTTGAGCAGCCCGGTACAGCAAAGATTGATTATAT GGGACAATTTAGCTTCGGTGAAAGTTCAAAACAAGCTGCCAGAACTCTCACAGACAAGAAAAGTTCAACTAGCAGGAAAGATTTAAGAAAATCAAACACCGAAGAGATGTCACATGGTTGGGTGAATCCAAAGCTTGGTGTTGATAAAGTGACAACAAAAGGAGCTGCGAAAAGAAAGGTTCATACAGCTCGCCAAAGTGCTGGTCATTGGATAACTGGTTCGGATGGAAAGAGA GTCTATGTTGGTAAAAGCGGCCAGGAGTTGACTGGCCGAGTAGCATACATACAGTACAAAAAG GAGAGTGGATTAGGGTTTAAAAAGGTAAAGAGAAAATCTGTTTCCAAGAAGAAGAAATGA
- the LOC110890326 gene encoding alanine--tRNA ligase, with amino-acid sequence MRVQIARNFFFPLPFDHHLLKLRPNNNLFRRFNQSTLVSPLPESFTMGSQPATDLEWPANKVRDTFITFFQDRDHRYWKSSPVVPVNDPTLLFANAGMNQYKPIFLGTVDPNTELSKLKRACNTQKCIRAGGKHNDLDDVGKDTYHHTFFEMLGNWSFGDYFKEEAIGWAWELLTTVYKLPTDRIYATYFGGDEKLGLPADSEARDIWLKYLPSARVLPFGCKDNFWEMGDTGPCGPCTEIHFDRVGGRDAAGLVNNDDPTLIEIWNNVFIQFNREADGSLKPLPAKHVDTGMGFERLTSILQNKMSNYDTDVFIPIFDAIQAATGARPYSGKVGPDDVDGIDMAYRVVADHIRTLSFAIADGSCPGNEGREYVLRRILRRAVRYGTEVLKAQQGFFNGLVKVVVDVMGHVFPELKQQEARIKEIIAEEEASFGRTLLHGIEKFKKTAQDVQGKIFSGQDAFVLWDTYGFPLDLTQLMAEERGLVVDVEGFNIAMNEARERSRNAQNKQAAVTIVMDADATSALHKRGVATTNDSFKFTWFKDHKSVIKAIYTGSEYVDRADAGDDIGIILESTSFYAEQGGQIYDTGLLGGPSGSFEVCNVQIYGGFVLHLGKISGESARFNVGDEVICKVDYERRQRIAPNHTCTHMLNFALREVLGSHVDQKGSIVLPEKLRFDFSHGKPVKPEDLRRIESIVNEQIKAELEVSAKEASLTDAKRVNGLRAVFGEVYPDPVRIVAIGRQVDELLADPENEQWSSISAELCGGTHISNTREAKAFALLSEEGIAKGIRRVTAVTTDYAFEAIKKASELEREVDLASKLEGSLLEQKVTSLNGQVESASIPTAKKADLKAKISVLQNQVIKAKKKTAEENIRKAVEAATKAAEVASSEGKAFCISQVGVGSDTAAIREAVVKVMEQKGMAVMVFTTDEQSKKALVCAGVPEKSDKSNQLKVLDWLKAALKPLEGKGGGGKGGLAQGQGPDIKHMDEAIDVAKSFAALKLG; translated from the exons gaatgaATCAGTACAAGCCTATTTTCTTGGGTACTGTTGATCCTAACACTGAATTAAGCAAACTGAAGCGTGCCTGCAACACCCAAAAATGCATCCGAGCTGGCGGGAAGCATAACGATCTTGACGATGTTGGCAAAGACACATATCATCACACCTTCTTTGAAATGCTCGGTAATTGGTCATTTGGTGATTACTTTAAAGAAGAAGCCATCGGTTGGGCTTGGGAACTTCTCACAACG GTTTATAAACTACCGACTGATCGGATATATGCTACTTATTTTGGTGGTGATGAGAAATTGGGCCTTCCCGCTGATAGTGAAGCTAGAGATATATGGCTCAAATATTTACCATCTGCACGGGTTCTGCCATTTGGTTGTAAA GACAATTTCTGGGAGATGGGTGACACCGGACCTTGTGGGCCCTGTACTGAAATACACTTCGATAGAGTCGGTGGCCGTGACGCTGCTGGTTTGGTTAATAACGATGACCCTACATTGATCGAAATATGGAATAACGTGTTTATTCAG TTTAACAGGGAAGCGGACGGTTCTTTAAAACCTCTGCCTGCCAAACACGTGGATACTGGAATGGGTTTCGAAAGATTAACGTCAATTCTTCAGAACAAAATGAGCAACTATGATACAGATGTTTTCATACCTATATTTGATGCTATCCAAGCG GCAACTGGTGCTAGACCATATTCGGGCAAAGTGGGCCCAGATGATGTCGATGGGATTGACATGGCATACAGAGTAGTTGCTGACCACATCAGAACTCTTTCATTTGCCATCGCAGACGGTTCTTGTCCAG GAAATGAAGGGCGTGAATATGTTTTGAGGCGCATTCTTCGCCGAGCTGTACGTTATGGGACAGAAGTACTGAAAGCACAACAAGGATTTTTCAACGG ATTGGTAAAAGTTGTGGTGGATGTAATGGGCCATGTTTTTCCCGAGCTAAAACAACAAGAGGCGCGCATTAAAGAGATTATAGCTGAAGAGGAAGCAAGTTTCGGGAGGACTTTACTTCAT GGAATTGAGAAGTTTAAGAAGACAGCTCAAGATGTTCAAGGAAAGATATTTAGTGGACAG GATGCGTTTGTTTTGTGGGATACTTATGGATTCCCATTGGATCTGACTCAG TTGATGGCAGAAGAAAGAGGGTTGGTAGTTGATGTTGAGGGCTTTAATATCGCTATGAACGAAGCTAGAGAACGATCAAGAAACGCCCAGAATAAG CAAGCCGCTGTTACAATCGTCATGGACGCAGATGCCACCTCAGCGCTGCATAAGAGAGGCGTGGCTACAACAAACGACAGTTTCAAGTTTACATGGTTTAAG GACCACAAAAGTGTGATAAAAGCCATTTACACAGGCTCCGAGTATGTGGACCGTGCTGATGCTGGCGATGACATCGGCATAATTCTCGAGAGCACTAGTTTTTATGCTGAGCAAGGTGGTCAG ATATATGATACTGGACTACTTGGAGGCCCATCTGGATCATTTGAAGTCTGTAATGTTCAAATTTACGGTGGTTTTGTTCTTCATCTTGGTAAAATTAGTGGGGAGTCGGCTCGGTTTAACGTCGGTGATGAAGTAATTTGTAAG GTGGACTACGAAAGGCGTCAACGCATTGCTCCCAATCATACATGTACACACATGTTAAATTTTGCTCTCAGG GAAGTACTTGGGAGTCATGTTGACCAGAAAGGATCCATTGTTCTTCCAGAaaaattaaggtttgacttctcCCACGGTAAACCCGTAAAGCCCGAAGACCTTCGTAGAATTGAATCGATCGTGAATGAACAAATTAAAGCTGAGCTGGAGGTTTCTGCAAAGGAGGCAAGCCTTACTGATGCAAAACGAGTAAACGGTTTGCGTGCTGTTTTCGGTGAA GTGTACCCTGATCCAGTTAGGATTGTTGCCATTGGCCGACAAGTGGACGAATTATTGGCTGATCCTGAAAATGAACAATGGTCGTCAATATCTGCAGAACTTTGTGGCG GGACCCATATTTCAAACACACGCGAGGCGAAAGCATTTGCACTTTTGTCTGAAGAGGGAATTGCTAAGGGGATTAGAAGAGTTACTGCCGTAACAACCGACTATGCTTTTGAAGCGATTAAAAAGGCGTCTGAGCTTGAGCGGGAAGTTGATCTCGCATCTAAACTGGAAGGAAGCCTGCTTGAACAG AAAGTGACATCATTAAATGGTCAAGTAGAGTCTGCCTCGATTCCAACCGCAAAGAAGGCTGATCTTAAGGCAAAAATCTCCGTCCTTCAG AATCAAGTAATAAAGGCAAAAAAGAAGACTGCTGAAGAGAACATACGGAAAGCTGTTGAAGCTGCTACTAAGGCAGCAGAAGTTGCATCTTCCGAGGGGAAAGCCTTCTGTATTTCACAAGTTGGTGTAGGGTCAGACACTGCTGCTATTCGTGAAGCAGTTGTCAAAGTCATGGAGCAAAAG GGAATGGCGGTGATGGTTTTTACCACCGATGAACAATCAAAGAAGGCACTAGTTTGTGCGGGTGTGCCAGAAAAAAGCGATAAAAGCAACCAATTGAAGGTTTTAGATTGGCTCAAGGCTGCACTGAAGCCGCTAGAAGGCAAAGGCGGTGGAGGGAAAGGCGGTCTTGCTCAAGGCCAG GGGCCCGATATAAAACACATGGATGAAGCAATAGACGTTGCCAAGTCATTTGCAGCGCTCAAACTGGGCTGA